The proteins below are encoded in one region of bacterium:
- a CDS encoding ATP-dependent metallopeptidase FtsH/Yme1/Tma family protein, with translation MFNKYVRNLLVWALILVVVLYLVLPLYHQRAPREEISYSDFLDKAQSGQITQVTVSNEAVSGQLKDGRSFRAYVPANDGSYLPLLQAKGVTITVEPQSRSSLWPNLLTTMLPFLVLVGLWMLMLRQAQSGSNQAMSFGKSRARLHTEAKTRVTFEDVAGVEEAKEELEEIIEFLRHPKKFQALGAKIPR, from the coding sequence GTGTTCAATAAGTATGTGCGCAATCTGCTCGTATGGGCGCTGATCCTCGTGGTCGTGCTCTATTTGGTGTTGCCGCTCTACCACCAGCGGGCGCCGCGTGAGGAGATCTCCTACAGCGACTTTCTCGACAAGGCTCAGTCGGGTCAGATCACCCAGGTCACGGTCAGCAACGAGGCCGTCTCCGGACAGCTGAAGGATGGTCGCTCGTTCCGTGCCTACGTGCCGGCCAACGACGGCTCGTATCTTCCTCTCTTGCAGGCGAAGGGCGTCACGATCACGGTGGAGCCGCAGTCGCGATCGTCGCTGTGGCCGAACCTGTTGACGACGATGCTGCCGTTCCTCGTGCTCGTGGGCCTCTGGATGTTAATGCTGCGGCAGGCCCAGTCGGGGTCGAACCAGGCGATGTCGTTCGGCAAGAGCCGGGCACGGCTGCACACGGAGGCGAAGACGCGGGTCACGTTCGAGGACGTGGCGGGGGTGGAAGAAGCGAAGGAGGAGCTCGAGGAGATCATCGAGTTCCTGCGGCATCCGAAGAAGTTCCAGGCGCTGGGGGCGAAGATCCCGCGG
- a CDS encoding DUF92 domain-containing protein, which produces MGVATRIAAGAVVSAAVGAAAYRLRALTASGAWAAAACGTILYGAGGWPWVALVGFFFVSSSALTRIEPATRARPHRSQDHAGRRWHQVAANGGAAALTACAYALSGSPLAFVAGAGAVAVATADTWATEVGRLSAFPPVLITNGRPVSHGASGGVTIAGSAAACAGALLVAWIGAVLARHNPGAFTVAVTAAGVSGAMLDSVLGATVEVRCSWIGNGIVNFAATAWGALTAVALVRWWM; this is translated from the coding sequence ATGGGGGTCGCAACCCGAATCGCTGCCGGCGCCGTCGTGAGCGCCGCGGTCGGCGCGGCCGCGTACCGTCTGCGGGCGCTCACGGCATCGGGGGCCTGGGCCGCGGCGGCCTGCGGTACGATCCTCTACGGCGCGGGGGGCTGGCCGTGGGTTGCGCTTGTGGGTTTCTTCTTCGTATCGTCCTCCGCCCTGACCCGGATCGAACCCGCGACCCGCGCTCGCCCCCACCGCTCCCAAGACCATGCCGGGCGCCGCTGGCACCAGGTCGCGGCGAACGGCGGTGCCGCCGCGTTGACTGCCTGCGCATACGCCTTGAGCGGATCTCCGCTTGCGTTTGTCGCGGGCGCGGGAGCGGTTGCCGTCGCCACCGCCGATACGTGGGCCACCGAGGTAGGACGCCTCAGCGCATTTCCGCCGGTGCTCATCACGAACGGCCGGCCCGTGTCGCACGGCGCCTCCGGCGGCGTGACGATCGCCGGCTCTGCAGCCGCGTGCGCCGGTGCTCTGCTCGTCGCGTGGATCGGCGCGGTGCTTGCGCGACACAACCCCGGGGCCTTCACGGTGGCCGTGACCGCGGCTGGCGTCTCCGGCGCGATGCTCGACAGCGTCCTGGGCGCGACCGTCGAGGTGCGGTGCTCGTGGATCGGAAACGGGATCGTCAACTTCGCCGCAACCGCGTGGGGGGCGCTAACCGCGGTGGCGCTGGTGCGATGGTGGATGTAG
- a CDS encoding HAD family hydrolase, translating into MTVPADAPGRRAVFLDRDGVLIADAHHLRSVDQLRVLPGVPEALVRLRAAGWVLIVATNQSVVARGWVSEEELRHVHRVLLAMLRERGASLDAIYYCPHHPEGAVPAYRVVCECRKPNPGMLLRAAAELGLDLSASVMVGDAASDVETGRRAGCRTVLVRADAAETGAGGTPAPDYIAADLDAAAAWIVALPRHPGSTAGGRDG; encoded by the coding sequence ATGACCGTACCCGCGGATGCGCCGGGCCGGCGCGCCGTGTTCCTGGATCGCGACGGCGTTCTCATCGCGGACGCGCACCACCTGCGCAGCGTGGATCAGCTCCGCGTCCTCCCCGGCGTGCCGGAGGCGCTCGTACGCCTGCGCGCCGCGGGGTGGGTGCTGATCGTGGCGACGAATCAGTCGGTCGTCGCACGGGGATGGGTGAGCGAGGAGGAGTTGCGGCACGTGCACCGCGTGCTGCTGGCCATGCTGCGGGAGCGCGGCGCCTCCCTGGACGCGATCTACTACTGTCCGCACCACCCGGAGGGCGCGGTGCCGGCGTACCGCGTGGTCTGCGAGTGCCGGAAACCGAATCCCGGGATGCTGCTGCGCGCGGCGGCGGAGCTGGGACTCGATCTGTCCGCGTCGGTCATGGTTGGCGATGCGGCGAGCGACGTCGAGACCGGCCGCCGTGCGGGATGCCGGACCGTGCTCGTGCGGGCCGACGCGGCGGAGACCGGCGCCGGGGGCACCCCGGCCCCCGACTACATCGCCGCGGATCTCGACGCCGCGGCCGCCTGGATCGTGGCGCTGCCTCGGCATCCGGGATCGACCGCGGGCGGGCGCGATGGATGA
- the purH gene encoding bifunctional phosphoribosylaminoimidazolecarboxamide formyltransferase/IMP cyclohydrolase, whose translation MKVQRALISVADKTGAVDLASALAALGVEIVSTGGTAAALRDAGVAVTPLSEVTGFPEILGGRVKTLHPAVHGGLLAIRGDAAHDAELARHGIRPIDLVAVTLYPFEAALARGADAAAMIEEIDIGGVTLLRAAAKNFDGVVVLSDPAQYAPVIEELRATGTVAADTRRRLARNAFARTCGYDAAIAGYLGGEPFPERLVLAFDKIQDLRYGENPHQRGAFYGAPADPAPSVATARQLGGKALSYNNIFDLDAALELVREFADSAAVVVKHGIPCGVGTGDTLRQAYLNAREGDPVSAFGGIVALNRTVDRATAEALVETFLEAVIAPAYDETARGVLSRKKNLRVMEVGPLGTLGVAPGFDLRRVRGGLLVQDRDVLDLDEARLTVVTSRAPTAREWVDLRFAWTVCRYVRSNAIVLARDRQVVGVGAGQMNRVEPVRLAVRQAGERAAGSVMASEAFFPFPDAVEVAIAAGVTAVIHPGGATRDAEVAAAAEAAGVAMVTTGIRHFRH comes from the coding sequence ATGAAGGTGCAGCGCGCATTGATCAGCGTGGCCGACAAGACAGGCGCGGTGGATCTCGCGTCGGCGCTCGCGGCCCTCGGCGTCGAGATCGTCTCGACGGGCGGGACCGCGGCCGCGCTGCGTGATGCCGGCGTGGCGGTGACGCCGCTCAGCGAGGTGACCGGGTTTCCGGAGATCCTCGGCGGCCGGGTCAAGACGCTCCACCCCGCGGTGCACGGAGGGTTGCTCGCGATCCGGGGGGACGCGGCGCACGACGCGGAGCTCGCGCGGCACGGCATTCGCCCGATCGACCTCGTCGCGGTGACGCTGTACCCGTTCGAGGCGGCGCTCGCGCGCGGCGCGGACGCGGCGGCGATGATCGAGGAGATCGACATCGGCGGCGTGACGCTGCTCCGGGCGGCCGCGAAGAACTTCGACGGCGTTGTGGTGTTGAGCGACCCGGCGCAGTACGCGCCGGTGATCGAGGAGCTGCGTGCCACAGGGACGGTCGCCGCCGACACGCGCCGGCGGCTCGCCCGAAACGCGTTCGCCCGCACGTGCGGGTACGACGCGGCGATCGCCGGGTACCTCGGCGGCGAGCCGTTTCCGGAGCGTCTCGTGCTTGCGTTCGACAAGATCCAGGACCTCCGGTACGGCGAGAACCCGCACCAACGCGGCGCGTTCTACGGTGCACCCGCAGACCCCGCGCCGTCGGTGGCGACGGCGCGACAGCTCGGCGGCAAGGCGCTCTCCTATAACAACATCTTTGATCTCGACGCCGCGCTCGAGCTGGTCCGCGAGTTTGCCGACTCGGCCGCGGTCGTCGTCAAGCACGGGATTCCGTGCGGGGTGGGCACGGGCGACACGCTTCGCCAGGCGTATCTCAACGCCCGGGAGGGCGATCCGGTCTCCGCGTTCGGGGGCATCGTCGCGCTGAACCGGACCGTGGATCGTGCGACCGCGGAGGCCCTCGTCGAGACGTTTCTCGAGGCGGTGATCGCGCCGGCGTACGACGAGACGGCGCGCGGCGTGCTGTCCCGCAAGAAGAACCTGCGGGTTATGGAGGTCGGCCCGCTCGGCACCCTGGGCGTGGCGCCCGGATTCGACCTGCGCCGCGTGCGCGGCGGTCTCCTCGTCCAGGACCGCGACGTGCTCGATCTCGACGAGGCGCGACTGACCGTCGTGACCTCGCGCGCCCCCACCGCGCGGGAGTGGGTGGACCTGAGGTTTGCGTGGACGGTGTGCCGGTATGTGCGCTCCAATGCGATCGTGCTCGCGCGCGACCGGCAGGTCGTCGGGGTGGGCGCGGGACAGATGAACCGGGTGGAACCGGTGCGCCTCGCGGTCCGGCAGGCCGGCGAACGGGCGGCCGGATCCGTCATGGCGTCCGAGGCGTTTTTCCCGTTCCCCGACGCGGTCGAAGTGGCGATCGCGGCGGGCGTGACGGCGGTGATCCACCCCGGCGGAGCGACCCGGGACGCCGAGGTCGCCGCGGCGGCCGAGGCCGCGGGCGTCGCGATGGTCACGACCGGCATCCGCCACTTTCGCCACTGA
- a CDS encoding dipeptidase: MPTPVEFVQAHRPQFEAELCDLLRIPSISTLPAHREDIRHAAQWVAKHLREIGMTVDLIPTAGHPLVYAEWLGAPGRPTVLGYGHYDVQPTDPDGLWTAPPFSPTVRNGGLYARGAADDKGQMFTLMAAVRAYLQTGTALPVNVKLIIEGEEECGGAGIEAYVRSHGDRLRADAALVLDFGVFAPGIPAIALGLRGIVGGEVEVQGAARDLHSGLYGGVAPNPFIALAEIITGLKDANGHVRIPGFYDRVVPPGPAERAGWDRLPFDEAAFLRDEVGSAALTGEPDYTPLERMWTRPTLDVHGMPGGFTAEGFKTVIPARATAKISMRLVPNQTPAEIGRLFAAHVRSLQPRGTQVTVRVTNGAQPVVMAATVPAVVAAQRALTDAFGREAVFTRMGGSVPIVADFIEQLGLPTVVTGWATPDSNAHSPDERLDLEHFHKGIVAVMRFFERIGARA, from the coding sequence ATGCCCACACCGGTCGAGTTCGTTCAGGCGCATCGCCCGCAGTTCGAAGCCGAGTTGTGCGATCTGCTCCGCATCCCCAGCATCAGCACCCTGCCGGCTCACCGGGAGGATATCCGACACGCGGCGCAGTGGGTTGCGAAGCACCTGCGGGAGATCGGCATGACGGTGGACCTGATCCCGACGGCCGGCCACCCGCTTGTGTACGCAGAATGGCTGGGAGCCCCGGGGCGCCCTACGGTGCTCGGGTACGGCCACTACGACGTCCAGCCCACTGACCCGGACGGGCTGTGGACGGCACCGCCGTTCTCGCCGACCGTGCGCAACGGCGGCCTCTACGCCCGCGGCGCGGCAGACGACAAGGGCCAGATGTTCACGCTGATGGCGGCGGTCCGGGCCTACCTGCAGACCGGGACAGCGCTCCCCGTCAACGTGAAGTTGATCATCGAGGGCGAGGAAGAATGCGGCGGCGCGGGCATCGAAGCGTACGTCCGGTCCCACGGAGACCGGTTGCGTGCCGACGCCGCGCTGGTGCTGGACTTCGGCGTGTTTGCTCCGGGCATCCCGGCGATCGCCCTCGGCCTGCGCGGCATCGTCGGGGGCGAGGTCGAAGTGCAGGGCGCCGCGCGCGATCTGCACTCGGGGCTCTACGGCGGGGTCGCCCCCAACCCGTTCATCGCCCTCGCCGAGATCATCACGGGGCTCAAGGACGCGAACGGGCACGTTCGCATCCCCGGGTTCTACGACCGTGTCGTCCCGCCGGGTCCCGCGGAGCGCGCGGGATGGGACCGATTGCCGTTCGACGAAGCCGCGTTCCTCCGCGATGAGGTCGGCTCCGCCGCGCTCACGGGCGAGCCGGACTACACGCCGCTCGAGCGAATGTGGACACGTCCGACGCTCGACGTGCACGGCATGCCTGGCGGCTTCACCGCCGAAGGGTTCAAGACCGTGATCCCGGCCCGCGCCACCGCCAAGATCAGCATGCGGCTCGTCCCGAACCAGACCCCGGCGGAAATCGGGCGGCTGTTCGCCGCGCACGTCCGCTCGCTACAGCCGCGCGGCACGCAGGTTACCGTCCGTGTCACGAACGGCGCGCAACCCGTCGTCATGGCAGCCACCGTGCCCGCCGTCGTCGCAGCACAGCGCGCGCTCACCGACGCGTTCGGGCGCGAGGCGGTGTTCACGCGCATGGGTGGTTCCGTACCGATCGTCGCCGATTTCATCGAACAGTTGGGGCTTCCGACGGTCGTCACCGGGTGGGCTACGCCCGACTCGAATGCGCACAGCCCCGACGAGCGGCTCGATCTCGAACACTTCCACAAGGGAATCGTGGCGGTCATGCGGTTCTTCGAGCGCATCGGCGCCCGCGCCTAA
- the rpoZ gene encoding DNA-directed RNA polymerase subunit omega, translated as MPMIKPPLESLLDRVDNKYSLVIGVAKRARQLKEGHLPMVDVASTNPVTVALEEIAAGKVRAEMGSDPPKG; from the coding sequence ATGCCGATGATCAAGCCACCGCTCGAATCGTTGCTCGATCGCGTGGACAACAAGTACTCACTCGTGATCGGCGTTGCGAAGCGCGCGCGCCAATTGAAAGAAGGTCACCTCCCGATGGTAGACGTGGCGAGCACGAACCCCGTCACCGTGGCGTTGGAGGAGATCGCCGCCGGCAAGGTGCGCGCGGAGATGGGTTCCGATCCGCCGAAGGGGTAG
- a CDS encoding glycosyltransferase family 39 protein: protein MTETPSPERPPLSLSVGPAPTPPRERVPFERIAVGLILLTALAVRLVGIARGLPYIHEWDEPYVVTYVIGMVQRGDLDPKAFSYPSLYFYILLPVTYLYYFYLHLSGHAASPFAIQLFHPQAPISHLPPTLPYWWYINEPSFYLWARIVTTLLATAAVFLVYRLGRATFGIGVGLLAAALLAVAPGFVYYADTVRVDVPMVFFLCAAVLAGLRVLEGGTPRDYLIAGALGGLAMSTKQAAFVIVIAFVTAHALNPRRRRFDLRPLVTLGAGVAGGFVAGTPRILVTPRYLVDVWASEGRAYGGVPTLASLKVGAAQNLLYFVHPMQGGSQNPEWYVTPHAAFGLIPASAAVLGLIVASVRKPRLALYLGSFMVPYFCLMASQRNFFLRSMIPLLPFAAVFAAVGTTWIGEQCRRTRALRGGLSATVAATLGILILLAEPTDRAVHLAWLLRHDEDTRTEAVAWVRAHARPGEVVAFDANLRWFLPALRDLPVEVVYTTPDRDLAWCRANGVNLAVVGRLSRLADASLVTRIARPAYLDGGGDESGNDGDLVISPTIRIVSVSGR from the coding sequence GTGACCGAGACACCCTCGCCCGAACGCCCGCCTCTGTCCTTGTCCGTTGGACCCGCGCCCACCCCGCCCCGCGAGCGCGTCCCGTTCGAGCGTATCGCGGTGGGGCTCATCCTGCTCACGGCGCTCGCCGTGCGGCTCGTCGGGATTGCGCGGGGTCTTCCCTACATTCACGAATGGGATGAACCGTACGTAGTCACTTACGTGATTGGCATGGTGCAACGGGGCGATCTCGATCCCAAGGCGTTCTCCTATCCGAGCCTGTACTTCTACATCCTCTTGCCCGTCACGTATCTCTACTACTTCTATCTGCACCTGAGTGGACACGCGGCGTCTCCATTTGCGATTCAACTGTTTCACCCTCAGGCGCCGATCAGCCATCTGCCGCCAACGCTGCCATACTGGTGGTACATCAACGAACCCTCGTTCTACCTGTGGGCCAGGATCGTCACCACCCTGCTGGCCACCGCCGCGGTCTTTCTCGTCTACCGCCTTGGGAGGGCGACGTTCGGAATCGGCGTCGGGCTTCTCGCCGCGGCGCTCCTCGCGGTGGCGCCGGGATTCGTCTACTACGCGGACACCGTCCGGGTCGACGTTCCGATGGTGTTCTTTCTCTGCGCAGCGGTACTCGCCGGTCTGCGCGTGTTGGAGGGCGGCACACCACGTGACTACCTCATCGCCGGCGCACTCGGCGGTCTCGCGATGTCGACGAAGCAAGCCGCGTTCGTGATCGTGATCGCCTTCGTTACCGCTCACGCGCTGAACCCGCGGCGACGCCGGTTCGACCTCCGCCCCCTCGTCACGTTGGGAGCGGGCGTCGCGGGCGGCTTCGTCGCCGGCACGCCGCGCATCTTGGTGACACCGCGCTACCTCGTGGACGTGTGGGCATCGGAAGGGCGCGCGTACGGCGGCGTGCCCACCCTGGCGTCGCTGAAAGTCGGAGCTGCACAGAACCTCCTCTACTTCGTTCATCCGATGCAGGGAGGCAGCCAGAATCCCGAATGGTACGTGACGCCTCACGCCGCGTTCGGGCTCATTCCCGCATCCGCAGCCGTCCTCGGGCTGATCGTCGCATCGGTGCGAAAACCGCGTCTCGCGCTCTACCTCGGCAGCTTCATGGTGCCGTACTTCTGCCTCATGGCGAGCCAGCGTAACTTCTTCCTGCGCAGCATGATCCCGCTATTGCCGTTTGCGGCGGTATTCGCCGCGGTCGGCACGACGTGGATCGGGGAACAGTGCCGGCGCACACGCGCGCTGCGCGGGGGCCTCTCGGCAACGGTCGCCGCAACCCTGGGGATCCTCATTCTCCTTGCCGAACCCACGGACCGCGCAGTCCATCTCGCATGGCTTCTGCGCCACGACGAGGACACCCGGACCGAGGCGGTTGCGTGGGTGCGCGCCCACGCCCGCCCGGGAGAGGTGGTGGCGTTCGACGCCAACCTCCGGTGGTTTCTTCCGGCGCTCCGGGACCTCCCGGTTGAGGTGGTCTACACGACCCCCGACCGAGACCTCGCATGGTGTCGCGCGAACGGCGTCAATCTGGCGGTGGTTGGACGCCTCAGCCGACTCGCCGATGCGTCGCTCGTGACGCGAATTGCCCGCCCCGCGTACCTCGACGGCGGAGGAGACGAAAGTGGAAACGACGGAGACTTGGTGATCAGCCCCACGATCCGCATCGTTAGCGTGTCCGGACGCTAA
- the tilS gene encoding tRNA lysidine(34) synthetase TilS, with protein MIGGAQLVARVRDTVRRHAMLQGGETVIVAVSGGADSTALLRSLVGLRADLGLELRVAHFNHLLREDAGEDATFVAEVARGLGLPYHEGSGDPRAFAARTGRSVEDAARHLRYAFLVSVAAAASADVIATGHTLDDQAETVLMRLLRGAGPWGLAGIPPVRPHAGMRLIRPLIETPHVLVEASLRAEGVVWREDPTNRDHAMLRNRIRHVLLPTLEGYNPDVRGTLARLAEVLRDETAALDELAVGRVGAVLSGDKPAVRVALAPFAALPSALQRRALREAVRRVRGTLQGVAFVHLEGARKVALEGRTGAVAELPGGVRAVRLRAVLEIGTTARAPRRGAPRSGL; from the coding sequence ATGATCGGTGGTGCGCAGCTGGTCGCCCGCGTCCGCGACACCGTCCGGCGCCACGCAATGCTGCAAGGTGGGGAAACGGTGATCGTGGCGGTTTCCGGCGGCGCCGATTCCACCGCGCTGCTGCGTTCGCTCGTCGGGCTGCGGGCGGATCTCGGCCTCGAGCTCCGCGTCGCGCATTTCAACCATCTGCTGCGGGAGGACGCGGGAGAGGACGCGACGTTCGTGGCGGAAGTGGCGCGCGGGCTCGGCCTTCCATACCATGAGGGCAGCGGGGATCCGCGAGCGTTCGCCGCGCGCACGGGACGTTCCGTGGAGGACGCCGCGCGCCACCTCAGATACGCGTTCCTGGTCTCGGTCGCCGCCGCGGCGTCGGCCGACGTGATCGCCACCGGTCACACCCTCGACGATCAGGCCGAGACCGTTCTGATGCGTCTCCTGCGGGGCGCGGGCCCATGGGGGCTGGCTGGGATTCCGCCCGTGCGACCGCATGCCGGTATGAGGTTGATCCGACCGCTGATCGAGACCCCACACGTCCTCGTCGAAGCGTCGCTGCGGGCCGAGGGCGTGGTGTGGCGCGAGGATCCGACGAACCGGGACCACGCCATGCTGCGCAACCGCATTCGCCACGTCTTGCTTCCGACGCTCGAAGGGTATAATCCTGATGTACGGGGCACACTTGCGCGGCTCGCGGAGGTCCTCCGCGACGAAACGGCCGCGCTCGACGAACTCGCAGTCGGTCGCGTAGGCGCGGTGCTGTCCGGCGATAAACCCGCGGTGCGCGTAGCGCTGGCGCCCTTCGCGGCGTTGCCGTCGGCGCTTCAGCGCCGCGCGTTACGCGAGGCCGTGCGGCGGGTGCGCGGGACTTTGCAGGGGGTCGCGTTCGTTCACCTTGAGGGAGCGCGGAAAGTGGCGCTCGAGGGGCGGACCGGTGCGGTGGCGGAGTTGCCGGGTGGTGTACGGGCCGTCCGGCTGCGGGCGGTGCTCGAGATCGGGACCACGGCGCGCGCGCCGAGACGTGGAGCTCCGCGATCCGGATTGTAA
- a CDS encoding FAD-dependent monooxygenase: MDESAREGHQTACCIVGGGPAGVMLARLLSRRGVPTVLLEEHTDFDRQFRVTRCSRPRSKSWTSSGWCTACWRCRAPN; encoded by the coding sequence ATGGATGAGTCCGCACGCGAGGGCCATCAGACCGCCTGCTGCATTGTCGGCGGCGGCCCGGCCGGGGTCATGCTCGCCCGGCTCCTCTCCCGTCGCGGAGTCCCCACGGTGCTGCTCGAGGAGCACACGGATTTCGATCGCCAGTTCCGCGTGACGCGTTGCAGCCGTCCACGATCGAAATCGTGGACGAGCTCGGGCTGGTGCACCGCCTGCTGGCGCTGCCGCGCGCCAAACTGA
- a CDS encoding sugar phosphate nucleotidyltransferase produces the protein MTARPRALIVAAGVGRRLGRHTARRPKPLVYVAGRPILAHLLDALPPLGVTDVVVVAGYLRGQIEEYLAARPGASARVVVQAEPLGNGHAVYAARDHLEGPVLIQFGDTIPRLDLGALLAREAASIAVAEVDDPRGYGIVEVDDRGRVRRLWEKPAEPRGRRAVAGTFYFPDAGPLREALDEMVRRDARRAGEFWLVDAVQHVIDRGIAVETFPVDRFYDCGTVDTVLLANRELLAANSGLGAPETRGADVDGESVIVPPVAIAPGAVIREARIGPYVTVAPGARIVRSRLRDAIVHPGAVLEGADVAHEIVDEPVVACGGG, from the coding sequence GTGACCGCTCGCCCACGGGCGCTGATCGTGGCGGCCGGTGTGGGGCGTCGGCTCGGCCGGCACACCGCGCGACGTCCGAAACCGCTCGTGTACGTCGCCGGGCGGCCGATCCTCGCACATCTGCTCGACGCGCTCCCCCCGCTCGGCGTGACGGACGTCGTCGTTGTCGCGGGGTACCTCCGCGGGCAGATCGAGGAGTATCTGGCGGCGCGCCCAGGCGCGTCCGCGCGGGTGGTCGTGCAGGCGGAGCCGCTCGGCAACGGTCATGCCGTGTACGCGGCGCGCGACCACCTCGAAGGTCCGGTGCTGATCCAGTTCGGGGACACGATCCCGCGCCTCGACCTCGGAGCGCTGCTCGCGCGTGAGGCCGCCTCGATCGCGGTTGCAGAGGTGGACGATCCCCGCGGGTACGGGATCGTCGAGGTGGACGATCGGGGGCGCGTGCGGCGGCTGTGGGAGAAGCCGGCCGAGCCGCGGGGCAGGCGCGCGGTCGCGGGGACGTTCTACTTCCCGGACGCCGGACCGCTGCGGGAGGCGCTGGACGAGATGGTCCGACGGGACGCGCGCCGCGCAGGCGAGTTCTGGTTGGTGGACGCCGTGCAGCACGTGATCGACCGCGGCATTGCGGTGGAGACGTTTCCGGTCGATCGGTTCTACGACTGCGGCACCGTCGACACGGTGCTGCTCGCGAACCGTGAGCTGCTCGCGGCGAACTCCGGGCTCGGTGCGCCCGAGACCCGCGGCGCAGACGTCGACGGCGAAAGTGTGATCGTGCCGCCGGTCGCGATCGCGCCCGGTGCGGTCATCCGCGAGGCCCGAATCGGCCCGTACGTCACGGTCGCGCCGGGAGCCCGGATCGTCCGATCCCGGCTCCGCGACGCGATCGTGCATCCCGGCGCGGTCCTCGAGGGTGCCGACGTCGCCCACGAGATCGTGGACGAGCCGGTCGTCGCGTGTGGCGGCGGATGA
- the ald gene encoding alanine dehydrogenase, giving the protein MRIGVPKEIKDQEGRVAITPAGVHELIAADHEVLVERDAGEQSGIPDRDFERRGARIVERAADAWAAGMVLKVKEPLPEEHRYLRSDLILFTYLHLAAEPALTHALLASRTVGIGYETVQLPDGELPLLTPMSEVAGRMAVQEGAFYLKKTAGGKGTLLGGVTGVAPANVVIIGGGVVGSHAAKIATGMGAQVVVLEKSPRRMAYLDDILHGRAMAVMSNPVTLEQAMTYADLLVGAVLIPGARAPHLVSEAMVRTMKPGSVIVDVAVDQGGCVETTEPTSHTHPVIEKFGVLHYGVTNMPGALPRTSTFALTNATIGYALHLAAKGWRQAAREDPSLARGVNTAEGHTTYAAVAEAHHLTYMPLETLLA; this is encoded by the coding sequence ATGCGCATCGGCGTCCCCAAAGAGATCAAGGATCAGGAAGGCCGCGTTGCCATCACGCCCGCGGGCGTCCACGAGCTGATCGCCGCGGACCACGAGGTACTGGTCGAGCGTGACGCCGGCGAGCAGAGCGGGATCCCCGACCGCGACTTCGAGCGCCGCGGCGCCAGGATCGTCGAGCGGGCAGCGGATGCGTGGGCCGCGGGGATGGTGCTCAAGGTCAAAGAGCCGTTGCCCGAAGAGCACCGGTATCTGCGCTCGGACCTCATCCTGTTCACGTACCTCCACCTCGCCGCGGAGCCCGCGCTCACGCATGCGCTCCTCGCAAGCCGGACGGTCGGGATCGGATACGAGACCGTCCAACTTCCCGACGGTGAACTCCCCCTGCTGACGCCAATGAGCGAGGTGGCCGGACGTATGGCGGTCCAGGAAGGCGCGTTCTACCTGAAGAAAACGGCGGGCGGCAAGGGGACATTGCTCGGCGGAGTTACGGGGGTCGCTCCGGCCAACGTGGTGATCATCGGCGGCGGAGTAGTGGGAAGCCACGCCGCCAAGATTGCCACCGGCATGGGCGCCCAGGTGGTCGTGCTCGAGAAGAGTCCACGCCGCATGGCGTATCTGGACGATATTCTGCACGGCCGCGCGATGGCCGTGATGAGTAACCCGGTGACCCTGGAACAAGCGATGACGTACGCCGACCTGCTCGTGGGCGCGGTGCTCATCCCGGGGGCCCGCGCGCCGCATCTTGTCAGCGAGGCGATGGTGCGCACGATGAAGCCGGGCTCCGTGATCGTGGACGTCGCGGTGGACCAGGGCGGCTGCGTCGAGACCACGGAGCCGACGAGCCACACCCACCCGGTCATCGAGAAATTCGGCGTGTTACACTACGGCGTCACGAACATGCCCGGTGCGCTGCCTCGCACCTCGACGTTCGCCCTGACGAACGCGACCATCGGCTACGCGCTCCACCTCGCAGCGAAGGGCTGGCGGCAAGCGGCGCGCGAAGATCCTTCGCTCGCGCGCGGCGTCAACACGGCCGAAGGACACACGACGTACGCGGCCGTTGCCGAGGCGCATCACCTAACGTACATGCCGCTCGAGACGCTGCTCGCCTGA